From one Planococcus citri chromosome 3, ihPlaCitr1.1, whole genome shotgun sequence genomic stretch:
- the LOC135841802 gene encoding uncharacterized protein LOC135841802, protein MLKFVLLYFFSILLLNFAANPVSVASRIKKPVRNSSCDTAYDCSDFRMICLKNNTCACAKFHDWDSESKKCIANVTKISDWLKSTSSTVPETVSGQEDFKMIQNGDRITYQTKWAEYEGVKETGLGHVTRVIWPILLGLVVIFIVYGAILMEFL, encoded by the exons atgctgaaatttgtattattGTACTTCTTTTCTATTCTACTTTTAAACTTCGCAGCTAATCCAGTAAGCGTAGCAAgcagaa TAAAAAAACCTGTGAGAAATTCGTCTTGTGATACAGCCTATGACTGTTCTGACTTTCGTATGatctgtttaaaaaataatacttgtGCTTGTgcaaa gttCCATGATTGGGATTCTGAATCAAAAAAGTGCATCGCCAACGTTACAAAGATATCTGATTGGCTAAAATCAACTAGCAGCACTGTACCcg AAACGGTTTCTGGACAAGAAGAttttaaaatgatacaaaatggAGATCGTATCACTTACCAAACGAAATGGGCTG AATACGAAGGAGTAAAAGAAACTGGACTAGGTCATGTCACCCGAGTTATTTGGCCTATATTGTTGGGTTTAGTAGTAATTTTCATTGTTTACGGTGCAATTCTAATGGAATTCTTATAG
- the LOC135841794 gene encoding persulfide dioxygenase ETHE1, mitochondrial produces MISCIIHTSFHSLKYHLNFGKLVARTMVYQTGNQFSDDFFFRQLFDRESCTYTYLLADTNSKEAVIIDPVLELAERDAQQIRDLQLNLVYCMNTHMHADHITGTGMLKKLLPGCQSVISKSSGAKADILLNPDDKIKFGRHELITKPTPGHTNGCVTYISHEQGIAFTGDTVLIRGCGRTDFQEGNPETLYHSVHNEIFTLPESFKLYPAHDYKGLTVTTVREEKLYNARLTKSLEEFINIMNNLNLAYPKKIDVAVPANKVCGIQD; encoded by the exons ATGATTTCATGTATAATTCATACAAGTTTTCATAGTTTAAAATATCacttgaattttggaaaattagtgGCAAGAACCATGGTTTATCAAACCGGGAACCAATTttcggatgattttttttttcgtcag TTGTTCGATAGAGAAAGTTGTACATACACGTATCTTTTAGCTGATACCAACTCCAAAGAAGCTGTGATAATCGACCCTGTCCTTGAGTTAGCCGAACGAGATGCGCAACAAATTAGAGATTTACAATTGAACTTAGTTTACTGCA TGAACACTCATATGCATGCAGATCATATTACCGGCACCGgtatgctgaaaaaattattgccagGATGTCAGAGTGTAATATCAAAAAGCAGCGGTGCTAAAGCTGATATTTTACTGAACCCagatgataaaataaaatttggaagACATGAATTGATTACTAAACCTACGCCTGGACATACAAATG GTTGTGTGACTTACATTTCCCACGAACAAGGAATAGCATTCACTGGTGATACGGTGCTGATTAGAGGCTGTGGTAGAACTGATTTTCAAGAGGGAAATCCGGAAACACTTTATCATTCCGtccataatgaaatttttaccttgCCTGAAAGTTTCAAATTGTATCCGGCGCATGATTATAAAG gtctgACTGTAACCACAGTACGGgaagaaaaattgtacaatGCTAGGTTGACTAAATCATTGGAAGAATTTATCAACATAATGAACAATTTAAACCTTGCGTATccgaaaaaaatag acGTCGCTGTTCCTGCCAACAAAGTATGCGGAATTCAAGACTGA